The DNA region CAGGCAAGGGAAGCATGAAGCCTGTTCATATTGCTACGCAGGCAAATGATTATATGGACAAGCAGGTACGTCTTGTTTATTCGCATGATCAGTACGTCCGCACGGAGCGTAAAAAGAAGGAGCAGAAACAGACACCTGCCCCGCAGAATAAGTGACAGAAACCATCGATTTTTAATTGTTTATTTTCTAATTCGTGCCGATCAGCAGTTCCGGAACATCCGGAACTGCTGACAGCATTTAAACCATGATATTACGGAGGATAAGGAAAATGAAAAAAATGAAGAAAGTACTTGCAGCATTACTTGCACTTTCAATGACAGTATGTATGGCATCATGCGGTGAAACAGAACCTGCAGCTGAAACTGAGTCAAAAGCAGAAACTGAAGCTGTGATTTCACCTGAAGAAATGTATCCGGCAAATATCAATCCTGAGGATATCCATCCCGGTTCAATTAATTCAGATGAAGATACCAGCGATCGCTGGTATCCAAACGGAGATACATCTTCAGCGCTCAGCTTCACTCTGACGCAGACTTCGAAAAAGAATGATTGTGTTGGCCTTTCGTTCTGCCTTTATAAGAAGAATGAATCCGGTATTGAAAATGATTTCATTGATATGCCTCTTCGCGATGGAGGAAATGGTCATGGTATCACAGAGGAGGCAACATTAACGGTTGACAAGAGCAAGACTTATAAGTTTGATCTTACATTTCAGGATAATTTCACTTGTTATGATTTTGAAACAGGTACTGTATGGAAGAGATGTCATCCCGATTATGGATGCAAGGATCAGGAATGGTATGATAACGCTTTTTCAGGCCTTGTAGCATATCGTGATATTTCAAGTGCTAAGCATCAGCAGATCGTTATGAATGCAGATCATACATTTTTAGAATCTGTAACTGGAATGGATGATATGACTGGTCACTGGGCGGTTAAGGCAGCCAATGTTCTTGATTTAATATATGACAATCCCGAAGATTCAGGTATGCAGGTTGTTGATGCCGGTTCACTTCTTGCCGGCGATGCAGAAAATGCTAATGAAACAACATACAGCGATACCTGGCAGCAGGAATTCAATATCTCAGCAGATGGCGTAGTTACAGAGTTTGGTTTATATCCTAAGTATGATGATGACATGAATCTTATCGGATATGATTCTGCATTCGATGTAACAACTGTTGAGAAGATGGAAGCAGATGCAAAGGCAGAAGCAGATGCAAAGGCAGCAGAGGAAGCAGCAGCAGCTCAGGCCAAGGCAGATGCGCTTGCAGCCGGAAGTCCTTATGAGCAGCCTGAAGACAAGAAAGATCTTTCGGGTGTAAACCTTGATCAGGTTCCTGACTATCTTATCGATGGTACACAGGATTATGAAACCTTTGATAAATTCAGGAAAAATATCGGTAAAAGTTATGGAATGATCTTTGAACTTCACGGTACTGCAGAATTTTCCAGCACTTTTGTTCATGTGATTGTTCAAAATGAAAGTGGCCGTCTTGAACAGAAGTTTACCATAGAGGCTGTGGATGTCGATGATCTTCAGAGTATTGTAACAGACGGAGGCCCTATTACCGTAACCGGAGTTCTCTGGAATGACAGAAGGATCTATACTGACTCAGCTCACATAAAAGCTGAATAATCTGAGCAGAGCACTTCCTGTTTTGATATGTTATCATTTCAGGGAGTGTTTTTATGTTCAGGTCTTGTCACCTCGATTATCTTGCAGATGGTCGGGGAAAATTTAAGATTTCGGATCAGTCGGATATCCGGGGGACAGTTGCTTTATACAGAAAGATAGGTTATAATACTATAGTAAGTATTCATGATGAAAAGGGGATATTGACATGAAACGAATGAACATTAAAATATTCTGTCTGGCTCTCTGCACATCGCTGATGATGAGCGGCTGCACTTCGTCAGGCGGGGATGAAAGTGATGTCACTGCGGAAAACAATGCTGAAACTTCTGCAGAGAATGTAACGGGAACGGCAGAAACATCCGTATTGGTGTCCGGTACTGAATCGAAGAAGGCTGAGACCGGAACCACGGCAGTAAGCGGAACGGAAGTATCTGGAAATGTGTCAGGTACGGCGAAGGTATCTGATACTGCCAAAAGCACGGAAAAGGCAAAGGCGTCTGAGACCACCAGAGTACCGGGACCTCCTGCGGAAACGGGAGAACCGGCGGTCGTACCGCATGAAGGAGGAAAGCCTGACACCTATGCTGATCCGGGCGAATACGGTTATGCCAACGATTTACTCTGTACGATGGCACGCGGTTACTACGGCTCACGCACCAATCACAGTCCGGAATTTGTCGAGGTGGAAGGCGAAACAGACGGGAAGGTAAATATCCATCTGTACGATCTGTTCGACGGACATACCTCAACAGCAGCATGGTATTACATCGACCGAATGACCGGAAAGGGAACAGATTTTCTTGAAAACGAGATCGATCTGACTGCTCCTCCGGCAGAGATGTGGAATCCTGATGTTCCGCAGCGCTCAAAAATCGAAGGAGATAAACGCTGTGCAGTTCTGTACCTCGGATATATTGACACTGATATAGAAACTTATATTTCAAATAATGTCTCTTATCAGGAACTGATCCATCAGAATTTCAGCGAGTATAATTACACCTGGCTCGCAGATATGCCGAAACAGAATTACGTGGAAATACCGGACGGCAATGAACTCTATCTGATAATTCCGCGTGATGATGAAGCCAGAGTACGTGTAGGCCGATTCGATCTGTCCAGAGAACAGCTCATCGGCAATGTATACAGCAGCTACAGAGGAGCTCCGTTCCTTCTGCGCTGCAATGTAAGCGAGATCAGACCTGACGCCGAGATATTCATCACCGACAACAGCGGTGAATATCCGGGATTTAGCGTAAGTTTAAGCGGAAAAGACGGCTCGCTATGCGAAAGCGACAGCTATACCCGTCTGAACGAAGACACAGAAGGCCCTGCGGGCTGATAAAATTTAAGCCATAACACTAACGAATGATCTTAGTGTTATGGCTTTTCTGTTAGAGCGTTTCCTTAAGGAAACGCTGATTTATTAATAAATCAGCGCGGGGCCGGGGCGAAGCCCCGCAAATCCCACCTCCGGAAATCCGGCGAAGCCGGATTTCCGGTTTAATCAGTGTTTCCTTAATTCTTTATATATTTCGTACTTCTGCCGGAACCGATTTTTCTGACGGTGCCGGATTTCAACATCTGACCGAGTACTGATTCAATCGTCGTAGGGCTTACATCCGGAAGTATCTTTGTAACATCACTTTTTGAAACAGGTGTCAGGCTATTTAGAACAACAGCTTCAACTCTTGCCTGCTTGGTGATTTTTCTGCTTCCTACAACAGCAAAGCGGTTATCAAGTTCCTTGTAGCATATATACAGCGTGGTCAGAAACTCCATGATGAAATCGGAGTAATCATTAAGGTTTTCATGCCATCCGTCAGATGAGCGTTTAAGGGCATCGTAGTAGTTTCCCTTGCGGATGTTTATCTGTTCTTCAAAAGAGATATATTTGCCGACATCGAAACCGTTTCTGTAAAGAAGGAGCAGTGACAGCAGTCTGGACATACGTCCGTTACCGTCACGGAACGGATGGATACACAGAAAATCCAGTATAACACACGGAACAAGAAGCAGCTGATTGATATTTGGGTTGTCTCTTGCTTCGCGGTATGCAAGAATAAGCTGCTCCATTTCATCAGGTGTGTCTTCTGCAGAAGTCGGATGGAATCTTACTCTTCTTCTGCCATTAACGTCTTCTTCGATTATATCGTTATCGTTGATCTTATACTTACCCGCCAGCGGATCGCGCACAAGTCTCATCATGACTGAATGAAGTCTTAGTATATCTGCTTCGCAGAAATCAAGATCAGCATATCCGGTATGCACCTCAGCCAGAGCGTCACTGTAACCGGCGATCTCCTGCTCGTTATGATTGAGCGGAGCACTTTTTCTGTTTACGATCTCATTGATTCGGTCGTCGGTTGTTACTATACCTTCGATCTGATTTGAACACTTTACAGACTGGACTTTAGCAACAGCAGCCAGTTCGGTAAATACATTTTCAAACTGTTCCTTACGGTTGACGGCCATTACACGAAGAGCGTAAATATCGCTTGTAATGCTTACAAGACTAGCGGGGAGCATTCCGTTATCAAGGAAAGAATAATCAAAATGATGCATGGTCACGACTCCTTTCTGCATATAAGTGTACTATTTTTTATGTAGAAAGTCAATCGTTTCTGCATAAAAAGTGGTGTGTTTTTATGCAGAAAGAAATTTTTATCTGCATAAAAAATGATGGGTTTATATGCAGAAAGTTTTTTTCGGAGGGGGGAGCCCAAACAGAAAGCCATAACACCAATGAAATGATCTTAGTGTTATGGTTTCGTTATTACATATAGGTTCACTGCTTTTTACAGTCGTTTAAGAAAATCTATTAACGCTTTTGCGGTTTTTACAGTGATTGGATCATCAGTTTTAACGATGGATTTTATGATTTTCTCAGTTCCGGCAATATCATCAATAAAATCACCTTTAAGTGTTACTTCTATTCCAGGTTCAAACGGAAATGTACAGAATTTCCTGTCGGTGATAGCGTTATCAATATAGATTTTTCTGATGATTTCTGCAAAATATTCATCTGGTTCAATGTTGTATATAGGAACATACACTTGTCCCGGTCCTATTGAAATCTTCTTCTGGGTGTATTCACATGGATACCAAAAGTGACAAACTTCAAGAAAACCAGGAATCTGTTCCGATATGCATACACCTATTCCCTGATGATTTACATTAGCCGGAAGAAAAACATAGCGTCCATCAAGCATGTTTGGCTCAAATGCATATTTATCATCAGCAAAATATGTTTCAATGAATTTAAAAAGAGGCATATTATCATTTATTCTTTTGATTCCTTTAGGTGATTTCATTGAATAATTAACTGACGGAATTAATCCCCACATTCCAACGTCTGCGATTTGTTCTTTCAGATATTCATTTTTTATCTTTGATTCAAAATTAGACGGCAGTTTTTCACGGTTTCTTTTCGATTCCATAGTTTTTTCCTCCGGTATATGTTCTATCGATGGTATAAGGATAACTCAGATACACAATCATACTATATAAGTATAAATGTAATGTTGATGTTTGTCAAATAAAAAATAATCACCTTTTTTCGGAGGGGTCAATCACCTGAAAAGGTAGCAGGCACCTTTTCAAGGCACCTGCTGCTATTGATAATGTGCTGCTTTGCAGCCCAAACAACCTGTTTGCTGAATCACTGGTTCTTCACGTACTTCGTACCTCTTACGGAACCGATTTATTTGACAAATCCGGACTATAAACTTTTTTTATTGTATTAAGCAGTTCAGCTTTGCTGATATTTATTTTTAAATTTTTAAGATCTATAGGTTCGTCTTCAATTTGCTCAATGAACTTAGTCATATCATTATATATTTCAGGAGAAAGCTGAACTTTATCATTTTCTGATATGATCTGAGCCAGTCGGAATATATCGCGTTTGTGCTTATCGATATTTTTGCTGTCAACAGATTCACCCTGATTTTTGCGATCTTTAAGGTCCAGCCATGCTTTCGCTTTAAATGGGATGATATGAGTGTAATTTAAAACTTGTATTCCGTTTATAAGTACTGTTCCGGTTTTCAGAAAGTCGTAGTATTCATCGTTTAAAAGGATCGCAGATAAACTGGATATTTCATCGGAAATATGAATTGGCATCAGTCTGCTGTTTTCTGAATAATTTATAACATTGCTTTTTCTAGAAAACAGTTCGATTTCTTTGGGATAATCGGGATTTGACGGCTTGTGGAACCTATAAAATTCCGGTTCTCCGCTGTTTCGTTCTCTGGCCTGATATCCGCCTTCCTCGACAAATTCCCAGAAAGCTTTTCCGAATTTTTTATCAAGTGCTTCAATTATGAGGACAATGTCAAGGTCTTTGGTAGATCTGAAATCCAGACCAGCGTCGTTAAGTACAAGACCGCATGCAGCGCCTCCGATAAGAGTGTACATATCTTCAAAGCCTTTGAATTTGTCCCTGAATTTATCAATTCCGTTTACCATTTATATTTACTCCTTAATTCGTCTAATGATATCTGTACGCGTTCGTCTTCAGAATTTTTCAGCGACAGTATCAGCGATATGTCATCCACGCAGTCACCGGTGCTCAGTAATTTCGGATCATAGCACCATTTTTCTAGACATATGTTGTTTCCGGGGTCGATATCTTCAGGTAAAACGATATAGTCGCTGATCAATGGATAATGATTATCAGCTGCGTAACAGATATCGTTATCGTTTATTGCTAACATTGATTTTTCACTGAGAGCAGACAATCCTGATTTTAATAATCCTGCATATTCATTCTGTTTCATGTAACAGTATTTTTTTGAAACCGGATTTATCATGTATTTTTCAGCCTGATCAAGAATTTCATCAGTCTTGTAATTCGGAATCAGATATTTTTTTCTTCCTTCTGTATGATAATCAAATAGTGCGCAGTTTACGAGCGATGAGTAGGCGCGGCTTATGGACATAGGAGTATATCCTGTTTTTTCAGCAAGTTCTGTTATAGTTAGTTTTGCCTGGTTATAAAAAATATAAAGAAATACGAACTGTGTTACAGGACTGAATTTTTCTGGTTCAGCAGATTTGCTGTATTTTTCTGTAAGATATACTGCAAGAAAAGGAAGGAAAATCTGTGTGTCTTTAATGATGAACGGGATATTATCTCTTATCAGTGCTTTTCTCTGGTATGGAGTAATGCTGTTCATGAGCAGAATTACAGGCATACCGGACAGTTCTGAAATGAGCCGGCTCTGTTTTTTATACGATGCGAGAGAGAACTCCGCAGGGGTAACGCATAAACACCGGCATCCGATTATAACAGTTTCTGTGTATGAGTAGGCATGTTTAAGATACAGCGGGAATTTTGATGAAAGAATATATTTCTGAGATTCGATTTTGGCGTTCAGCACTTCATTTATAAAATTTATCATGTGTCCACCTTCTTTATAACATAGTTTTTATTATTATAACATTGACTATGTTACAATGTCAATATCGATGTTAAAATTCATGCCGGAACTTGTTTTTTCTGACTGCTCCGGACTTTACCATCTGACTGGTACGCATCAGTCTACGGTACGTGGATTGACGGGAATGTGTGCGTCGGATATAATGGAAACAGGAGCCGGACGAAACACAGTGAGGTGGTGTAAAATGGATCAGAAAAAAAACAGGTGAACTGATAAAATATTTCAGAACGGAAAAGGGACTTACTCAGAAACAGCTTGCGGAGATGATAAATGTCAGCGACAAGGCGGTTTCAAAGTGGGAGTGCGGAAACGGCTGTCCGGATGTATCTCTGCTTGCTTCTCTTGCAGAGGTATTCGGTACAGATGTTCGGGTCCTGCTTTCCGGAGAGATAAATAAAAATGAAAGCGAGAAGGGTAAAATGAAAAATCTTAAATTTTATGTGTGTAAGAAATGCGGAAATATCATAACGTCAACATCTGAAGCGTCGGTAACATGCTGCGGCAGCAGACTTGAGGCTCTGGTGCCGAAGAAGGCTGATGAAAGTGAGATGCTGAGCGTAGAGGATACCGGCGGTGAGTGGTATATTTCATCGGATCATTCCATGACAAAGGAGCATTACATTTCATTTGTGGCATTTCTGACGGACAGCAGCGTGCAGATATTCAAGCAGTATCCGGAGTGGAATTTACAGCTGAATATCCCGGTGTACAGGTACGGAAAACTTGTGTGGTACTGCACAGAGTGCGGTTTGTTCTGTCAGGATGTGAGAAGACAGATAAAGAAGGATAAGTGATCTTCGGATAAGAACATATAAAAGCCATAACACTAAGGGTTGCTTCCGTTAGTGTTATGGCTTTTGTTTATCTCACACTGTCAGTTCAGAACATCATGCAAGTATCTTCTTGAGACTTAAAAGATCGATGATGTTTACGTTTCCGTCGCCGTTGAAGTCGGCTGCCGCTTTCTGCTGTTTTGAGAACTGGCCGGTACTCAGCATGATGTTTACCATTGCGGCAAAGTCTGCGGTGTTTACTGTTCCGTCGAGGTTTACGTCTCCGATGACTTCGTCGGATGCATTTTCGCCGCCCTTCTTTACGATGGCGATACGGTCGATCGACGGACCGTTTCCTCTGTCGTTGCTGAGTTTAATGGAGTTCTTTCCGGCGTTCAGTTTAACAGTTGTGCTTGCTCCCGCAAGACCGGTCCAGTCGTTTCTGTTTGCGTAGAGGCCTTTGAGTGTTGTGGTCTGGCCGCCGTTTACTGTAACGTCAAGATCACGGTACTCGCCTGAGATGTAGTAGATGTAAAGGGTGTAATCACCGGCTTCGGACGCCTCAACGTTATCGAAGGTAACCGCGCCGCCCTTGCCGATGTAGCCGACATACTGGAAGCCGGAGCTGTAGCGTCCGTTCTTTCCGGTTTCGGTTTTTTGCGCTTCCTGAGAGCTTAGCCTGTTCGGCTTCGTAGAATTTGTATTCGGAGTAAGGCGTTGTCAGTTTCATTCCGGTCTTCGTTATCTTGATGACGCATCCGCCGTTCGGAAGGAGGCTCTGCTTTATTGTGCTGGCCTTTGTGACATCATCAAGAACAGTTACCTTCAGGTCTGAACCGTCATTGTTGTCCGAGAAGATATATGCCTTGTATGTGCCGTCGTCTGTGATAAGGTCGCCTAAGTTTATTTCAACATCACGGCTTTTTATTGTTGAAGCACCGATGTACCAGTCTCCGCCGCTTCTTCTTGCAGTTACGTTGAACTGCATCGGTCTGCCGTCAAGTACTTTAAGATCGTCCCAGGTGACCGGAACGTCGTTCATCAGTGCAAGAGCTGTTGTGCCCGGATATCTGAATACCGAGTGTGCGTAGTGCTGGATGCCTGATTCTATTGTTACGAGGTCGGCAAGTGCAAATCCTGCAGTTGCCTTTATGCCCGGTATCGGGAGACCTGTAGGTGTGAAGTCTGCTGAGCCTACAACATTTCGTGTGAATGTGTATGAGATGCGGTTTTCAAGTGACGGGCTGTCGAACCACTTGTAGTATTCGGCGCCGTTTACCGCTTCATATGAAACCACGTTCGGATAGGTTCTGCTTTCACCGCGCGGGAGTGTGCAGCCGTGGAAGAGCACCATGAGTTTGTTCTTTGCAGCTATGTCCATGCACAGATACATCTGTTTCATGGTCTCCTTGGTGTCGCTTTCGTAGTAGTCCACCTTGACACCCTTTACGCCGAGACCGCTTATGCGTTCGAATTCACGCTTTATGGTAGCTTCGTCGAGCAGTGAGTAGTAAGGATAAGCCGGATTTCCCTTGCTGTCCCTGTATCCGCTGTGGCCTGTGTTGTTTACGCCGTACCAGAGATAGATGCCGATGCCTTTCTTATCTGCATATTCACATATCTCACGTACCTTTGCTTCACTGTCATCCCACAGTGCCCAGCCGAAGTCGAGGCAGACAAAATCCCATCCGTTTGCTGCTGCAAAGTCAACGTAGTCTTTCTGGGTGTGATATTCAACAGGGGAGTCACCGCCGCTTGACCACCATGACCATGCGCTCTTGCCCGGCTTTATCCAGCTTTCATCTTCCAGAACTGAAGGCGGGTTGAGGTTGAGTATGAGGTCACTTGATGACATGTCGTTTAAGTTATCTGCGACTACCATTGCACGCCACGGTGTGTGGAAAGCGTTGTTCATTGTTACTGACTTTGTCTTAACGCCGAACTTCCACTTTATCGCACGTGAGCCGCCGGATGTGCTGAGGCAGCCTGCGCAGTACGGATCTGACTCGTTGAAAACATTCGCTTCGGAAACGAGAACCCAGTACTTGTTATTGAAATTGCCCGTAAGAGGCAGTGAGTAGTCTGCCCAGGCGCTGTTTACCTTGTCCATGCCAAATTCGGTAAAGTTCCATTCGTAGGTGGCGTTAGGACCGTTGCCCCACAGGGTTCCGTTTGTCGGGAATACAACCTGGCTTGTTTCGTCCTTGACAGTGGCTCCGTGATTTAAGGCGTAACGGAAGCCTACACCGTCATCGTATACTCTGAAAATTACCGTAAGAACGGAATCACCTTTTTTAAGCGGTATGCTTAT from Ruminococcus sp. HUN007 includes:
- a CDS encoding Fic family protein, encoding MHHFDYSFLDNGMLPASLVSITSDIYALRVMAVNRKEQFENVFTELAAVAKVQSVKCSNQIEGIVTTDDRINEIVNRKSAPLNHNEQEIAGYSDALAEVHTGYADLDFCEADILRLHSVMMRLVRDPLAGKYKINDNDIIEEDVNGRRRVRFHPTSAEDTPDEMEQLILAYREARDNPNINQLLLVPCVILDFLCIHPFRDGNGRMSRLLSLLLLYRNGFDVGKYISFEEQINIRKGNYYDALKRSSDGWHENLNDYSDFIMEFLTTLYICYKELDNRFAVVGSRKITKQARVEAVVLNSLTPVSKSDVTKILPDVSPTTIESVLGQMLKSGTVRKIGSGRSTKYIKN
- a CDS encoding helix-turn-helix transcriptional regulator, whose translation is MINVSDKAVSKWECGNGCPDVSLLASLAEVFGTDVRVLLSGEINKNESEKGKMKNLKFYVCKKCGNIITSTSEASVTCCGSRLEALVPKKADESEMLSVEDTGGEWYISSDHSMTKEHYISFVAFLTDSSVQIFKQYPEWNLQLNIPVYRYGKLVWYCTECGLFCQDVRRQIKKDK
- a CDS encoding dockerin type I domain-containing protein, coding for MGKGGAVTFDNVEASEAGDYTLYIYYISGEYRDLDVTVNGGQTTTLKGLYANRNDWTGLAGASTTVKLNAGKNSIKLSNDRGNGPSIDRIAIVKKGGENASDEVIGDVNLDGTVNTADFAAMVNIMLSTGQFSKQQKAAADFNGDGNVNIIDLLSLKKILA
- a CDS encoding glycoside hydrolase family 97 catalytic domain-containing protein; translated protein: MCKKLWRSLALTTAVCMASQAGFTGAELLSSSETSAAEIVFQNAEAASTGKSGDAAIIRGENASVVKDSENGTNVLDLKGGAFGASWLELPDVFKDGCKDGFTIAMKFSLYPGSEDYTRLYQFAPAPFGTGVTPSYSSPDLSVDLNKHDQYRCSVFAGKGTTTENDNKHRAIFNVDAKPDSDTWHDLCVTYSASAMNFYLDGKEIDKVDAKYLTETLGSLFGDGLIGSYKYNSIGHSLYTDNDIKAKVDDVAFYDYALSASEAASLPDNAKYLYTFEPETLKEGKVSTDAETSVTFDGTQLKSLPELQTVSPDGTLTTKLWTDSRGSFYYSVHKKSGGVTGTVIEPSKLGLVTTTEDLSNGLALQASSTSTFDETYSMPYGKHAEIRNHYNEISIPLKKGDSVLTVIFRVYDDGVGFRYALNHGATVKDETSQVVFPTNGTLWGNGPNATYEWNFTEFGMDKVNSAWADYSLPLTGNFNNKYWVLVSEANVFNESDPYCAGCLSTSGGSRAIKWKFGVKTKSVTMNNAFHTPWRAMVVADNLNDMSSSDLILNLNPPSVLEDESWIKPGKSAWSWWSSGGDSPVEYHTQKDYVDFAAANGWDFVCLDFGWALWDDSEAKVREICEYADKKGIGIYLWYGVNNTGHSGYRDSKGNPAYPYYSLLDEATIKREFERISGLGVKGVKVDYYESDTKETMKQMYLCMDIAAKNKLMVLFHGCTLPRGESRTYPNVVSYEAVNGAEYYKWFDSPSLENRISYTFTRNVVGSADFTPTGLPIPGIKATAGFALADLVTIESGIQHYAHSVFRYPGTTALALMNDVPVTWDDLKVLDGRPMQFNVTARRSGGDWYIGASTIKSRDVEINLGDLITDDGTYKAYIFSDNNDGSDLKVTVLDDVTKASTIKQSLLPNGGCVIKITKTGMKLTTPYSEYKFYEAEQAKLSGSAKNRNRKERTLQLRLPVCRLHRQGRRGYLR